The Ictidomys tridecemlineatus isolate mIctTri1 chromosome 6, mIctTri1.hap1, whole genome shotgun sequence genome includes a region encoding these proteins:
- the Mapk11 gene encoding mitogen-activated protein kinase 11 isoform X1 has protein sequence MSGPRAGFYRQELNKTVWEVPQRLQGLRPVGSGAYGSVCSAYDSRLRQKVAVKKLSRPFQSLIHARRTYRELRLLKHLNHENVIGLLDVFTPATSIEDFSEVYLVTTLMGADLNNIVKCQALSDEHVQFLVYQLLRGLKYIHSAGIIHRDLKPSNVAVNEDCELRILDFGLARQADEEMTGYVATRWYRAPEIMLNWMHYNQTVDIWSVGCIMAELLQGKALFPGSDYIDQLKRIMEVVGTPSPEVLAKISSEHARTYIQSLPPMPQKDLNSIFQGANPLAVDLLGRMLVLDSDQRVSAAEALAHAYFSQYHDPDDEPEAEPYDESIEATERTVEEWKELTYQEVLSFKPPEPPQPSGSLEIEQ, from the exons ATGTCGGGCCCGCGCGCCGGTTTCTACCGGCAGGAGCTGAACAAGACCGTGTGGGAGGTGCCGCAGCGGCTGCAGGGTCTGCGCCCGGTGGGCTCCGGCGCCTACGGCTCCGTCTG TTCAGCCTACGACTCACGGCTGCGCCAGAAGGTGGCAGTGAAAAAGCTGTCGCGCCCCTTCCAGTCGCTGATCCACGCGCGGAGGACCTACCGCGAGCTGCGGCTGCTCAAACACCTGAACCACGAGAAC GTCATTGGGCTTCTGGACGTCTTCACACCGGCCACCTCCATCGAGGACTTCAGCGAAGT GTACTTGGTGACCACCCTCATGGGCGCCGACCTGAACAATATCGTTAAGTGCCAGGCGCTGAGCGATGAGCATGTCCAGTTCCTGGTTTACCAGCTGCTGCGTGGGCTGAAG TACATCCATTCGGCCGGGATCATCCACCGG GACCTGAAGCCCAGCAACGTGGCGGTGAACGAGGACTGCGAGCTCAGG ATCCTGGACTTTGGGCTGGCACGCCAGGCAGATGAGGAGATGACGGGATACGTGGCCACACGCTGGTACCGGGCGCCCGAGATCATGCTCAATTGGATGCATTACAATCAGACAG TGGACATCTGGTCTGTGGGTTGCATCATGGCTGAATTGCTCCAGGGAAAAGCCCTCTTCCCAGGGAGTGACT ACATTGACCAGCTGAAGCGCATCATGGAAGTGGTGGGCACACCCAGCCCTGAGGTTCTGGCAAAGATATCCTCGGAGCAT GCCCGGACATACATCCAGTCCTTGCCCCCCATGCCCCAGAAGGACCTCAACAGCATCTTTCAGGGAGCCAACCCCCTGG CTGTAGACCTTCTTGGAAGGATGCTGGTGCTGGACAGTGACCAGAGGGTCAGTGCAGCTGAGGCACTGGCCCATGCGTATTTCAGCCAGTACCACGACCCAGATGATGAGCCAGAGGCTGAGCCCTATGATGAAAGCATTGAGGCCACGGAGCGCACGGTGGAGGAGTGGAAGG AGCTCACTTACCAGGAAGTCCTCAGCTTCAAGCCCCCAGAGCCACCGCAGCCGAGTGGCAGCCTGGAGATTGAGCAATGA
- the Mapk11 gene encoding mitogen-activated protein kinase 11 isoform X2: MSGPRAGFYRQELNKTVWEVPQRLQGLRPVGSGAYGSVCSAYDSRLRQKVAVKKLSRPFQSLIHARRTYRELRLLKHLNHENVIGLLDVFTPATSIEDFSEVYLVTTLMGADLNNIVKCQALSDEHVQFLVYQLLRGLKYIHSAGIIHRDLKPSNVAVNEDCELRILDFGLARQADEEMTGYVATRWYRAPEIMLNWMHYNQTAAGQQAPNSGA, encoded by the exons ATGTCGGGCCCGCGCGCCGGTTTCTACCGGCAGGAGCTGAACAAGACCGTGTGGGAGGTGCCGCAGCGGCTGCAGGGTCTGCGCCCGGTGGGCTCCGGCGCCTACGGCTCCGTCTG TTCAGCCTACGACTCACGGCTGCGCCAGAAGGTGGCAGTGAAAAAGCTGTCGCGCCCCTTCCAGTCGCTGATCCACGCGCGGAGGACCTACCGCGAGCTGCGGCTGCTCAAACACCTGAACCACGAGAAC GTCATTGGGCTTCTGGACGTCTTCACACCGGCCACCTCCATCGAGGACTTCAGCGAAGT GTACTTGGTGACCACCCTCATGGGCGCCGACCTGAACAATATCGTTAAGTGCCAGGCGCTGAGCGATGAGCATGTCCAGTTCCTGGTTTACCAGCTGCTGCGTGGGCTGAAG TACATCCATTCGGCCGGGATCATCCACCGG GACCTGAAGCCCAGCAACGTGGCGGTGAACGAGGACTGCGAGCTCAGG ATCCTGGACTTTGGGCTGGCACGCCAGGCAGATGAGGAGATGACGGGATACGTGGCCACACGCTGGTACCGGGCGCCCGAGATCATGCTCAATTGGATGCATTACAATCAGACAG CTGCAGGACAACAGGCTCCAAATTCTGGGGCGTAG